Proteins co-encoded in one Eremothecium sinecaudum strain ATCC 58844 chromosome VI, complete sequence genomic window:
- the PRP22 gene encoding DEAH-box ATP-dependent RNA helicase PRP22 (Syntenic homolog of Ashbya gossypii AAR020W; Syntenic homolog of Saccharomyces cerevisiae YER013W (PRP22)), which produces MQTIRKEILAIIGIDDEVVADFVLEICGKCNTIDDFIKRIEELDVNIPEPKIRTLFNIITARKDDKKCTAHEEAKAKVSKLLNEELGPLDPVVVDFIDEICSKNDSLTAFHAAMEEMECGMSSSCIFKIFRLLKPSKALRKEEPQREITALTLPDTKPTWDDIKTDKYQLPASDPAPIKGKIYSAKVKTITTFGCFARILGVMERNCDGLVHISEMSMERVSSPKDVVQIGQTIFVKVVKIQSNGKISLSMKAVDQQTGKEVVEQFSKPLTRDRQTRKLTSAERWEIMQSIQSGVASIDDFPELQEEMREQHDNSRETQSKKRIPVAEEVISVELNTKFEPKFLVGQVDQFKRPEMPTIAKVPKGSMANVSLNGSHTLLEHRKIKIKKKKEAEAELRRQRNLDDPILAPEKEFTDKQLATTAWERNRMKENITYGKRVNLPMKQQRESLPIFSLRQELVNVISAKQFVVIVGETGSGKTTQLTQYLYEEGFTVNGIIGCTQPRRVAAVSVAKRVAEEMDCDLGQEVGYTIRFEDETSPRTKIKYMTDGMLQIEALLDPLMSRYSVILLDEAHERTVATDVLFALLKKAAMKRPDLKVIVTSATLDAGKFSRYFNDCPIVKIPGRTFPVDVKYAETPQMDYIESALDTVMEIHINEDPGDILVFLTGQEEIDTCCEILYERIKTLGDAVQQLVLLPVYSALPSEIQSKIFEPTPEGTRKVIFATNIAETSITIDGVYYVVDPGFAKVNTYNPRAGMEQLIISPISQAQANQRKGRAGRTGPGKCFRLYTEAAFNNEMMPNSVPEIQRMNLEHTILMLKAMGINDLLNFEFMDPPSKSSMAQALEALYNLQALDDDGYLTTLGKQMSQFPMEPSLSRALIAAVGNNCSDEILTIISMLSVQNVFYRPKEKQQEADTRKARFHHPYGDHLTLLNVYKRWQDNNYSKTFCIENFLHERHMKRARDVKNQLQLIFKKLGLPVVSCHNQLDLIRKSLVFGFFRNAVKRDITAGYKRIVDGTSVSIHPSSSLFGKEYDYLIYHSLVLTTREYMSNATVIDPQWLTETAPHYYKVADADSDSKKKAKIIPLHNRFSKDQDSWRLSSIRQSKERALGIKR; this is translated from the coding sequence ATGCAAACTATCAGGAAGGAAATCTTAGCAATCATAGGCATAGATGACGAAGTTGTGGCAGATTTTGTGCTTGAAATTTGTGGAAAATGTAATACCATCGATGACTTTATTAAACGAATCGAAGAGCTAGACGTTAATATTCCTGAGCCAAAAATTAGGACTCttttcaacatcatcaCTGCGCGAAAAGATGATAAAAAATGTACTGCTCATGAAGAAGCCAAAGCTAAGGTTTCAAAATTACTTAACGAAGAGTTAGGTCCACTAGATCctgttgttgttgattttattgatgaaatatGTTCTAAGAATGACTCTCTGACTGCATTCCATGCAGCTATGGAGGAAATGGAATGTGGTATGAGCTCTAGTTGTATATTTAAGATATTCAGGCTCCTGAAGCCTAGTAAAGCCCTTAGGAAAGAAGAACCGCAGAGGGAGATTACTGCCCTTACACTTCCGGACACCAAACCTACATGGGATGATATCAAAACCGACAAATACCAGCTTCCGGCATCAGATCCAGCCCCTATTAAAGGGAAAATATACTCAGCTAAAGTCAAAACAATTACTACTTTCGGGTGTTTTGCAAGAATACTAGGAGTTATGGAACGGAATTGTGATGGATTAGTACATATATCTGAAATGAGCATGGAGAGAGTTTCATCGCCAAAAGATGTTGTACAAATTGGTCAAACAATCTTTGTGAAAGTAGTGAAAATTCAGTCTAATGGGAAAATATCATTAAGCATGAAGGCGGTTGACCAGCAAACGGGGAAAGAAGTAGTTGAACAATTTAGTAAACCACTTACGAGAGATCGTCAAACTCGGAAGCTTACTTCTGCAGAAAGATGGGAGATCATGCAATCGATTCAAAGTGGTGTTGCATCCATAGATGACTTCCCTGAGCTACAAGAGGAAATGCGGGAGCAACATGACAATTCACGGGAGACTCAGTCTAAGAAACGGATTCCTGTTGCAGAAGAAGTTATTTCAGTGGAACTTAATACCAAATTTGAGCCAAAATTTTTAGTGGGACAAGTTGATCAATTCAAAAGGCCCGAAATGCCAACGATTGCCAAAGTTCCCAAGGGATCGATGGCTAATGTATCTCTTAATGGATCGCATACATTGCTGGAGCACAGAAAGATTAAGattaagaagaaaaaggaaGCTGAAGCGGAGCTTAGACGCCAAAGGAATTTGGATGATCCTATACTGGCTCCAGAAAAGGAATTTACTGACAAGCAGCTTGCTACTACTGCATGGGAAAGGAATAGAATGAAAGAAAATATTACATACGGCAAAAGGGTGAATCTGCCAATGAAACAGCAAAGGGAAAGCCTCCCAATATTTTCCTTGAGACAAGAATTAGTAAATGTTATTTCAGCCAAACAATTTGTTGTAATTGTTGGTGAAACCGGTTCAGGTAAAACAACACAGTTGACACAATATTTGTACGAAGAAGGCTTCACAGTTAATGGTATCATAGGATGTACACAACCACGTCGTGTTGCTGCAGTTTCGGTCGCCAAAAGAGTAGCTGAAGAAATGGACTGTGATCTGGGGCAGGAAGTTGGGTATACAATCAGATTTGAAGATGAGACCTCGCCTAGGACGAAGATTAAGTATATGACAGATGGTATGCTTCAAATAGAGGCGCTACTGGATCCTTTAATGTCTAGATATTCTGTAATATTACTAGATGAAGCCCATGAACGTACTGTTGCCACAGATGTATTATTTGCATTACTGAAAAAGGCAGCAATGAAGAGACCTGATTTGAAGGTTATTGTAACATCAGCGACATTGGATGCGGGCAAGTTTTCCAGATATTTCAACGACTGCCCAATAGTCAAAATTCCTGGGAGAACATTCCCTGTAGATGTGAAATATGCTGAAACTCCCCAAATGGATTATATCGAAAGTGCTTTGGACACGGTTATGGAAATACATATTAATGAGGATCCAGGGGATATATTAGTATTTCTGACTGGCCAAGAGGAGATTGACACTTGTTGTGAAATATTATATGAGAGGATCAAGACATTAGGAGATGCGGTCCAACAACTGGTTTTACTTCCTGTGTATTCGGCACTGCCGAGCGAGATACAATCCAAAATTTTTGAACCCACACCCGAGGGGACTCGGAAGGTTATCTTTGCTACTAATATTGCAGAAACTTCGATCACTATTGATGGAGTTTATTATGTTGTTGATCCTGGGTTTGCAAAAGTAAACACATATAATCCTAGAGCCGGTATGGAACAGCTTATTATATCGCCCATTTCACAGGCCCAAGCCAATCAACGTAAGGGAAGAGCAGGAAGAACAGGCCCTGGTAAGTGTTTCCGTTTATACACTGAAGCTGCCTTTAATAATGAAATGATGCCAAATTCTGTCCCAGAGATACAGCGTATGAATCTTGAGCATACAATTTTGATGTTAAAGGCAATGGGAATTAATGACTTGTTAAACTTTGAATTTATGGACCCACCGTCGAAATCCTCGATGGCCCAAGCATTGGAAGCGTTATATAATTTACAGGCTTTGGATGATGATGGATATCTAACTACACTAGGCAAACAGATGTCACAATTTCCTATGGAACCTTCGCTCTCTCGAGCGTTAATTGCTGCGGTTGGAAATAATTGTTCTGATGAAATTCTGACTATTATTTCGATGTTGTCTGTTCAAAATGTATTCTACAGGCCCAAAGAAAAACAACAAGAAGCCGATACCCGGAAGGCTAGATTCCATCACCCTTACGGAGATCATTTAACATTATTGAACGTTTACAAGCGTTGGCAGGACAATAATTATAGTAAAACTTTTTGCATTGAGAATTTCCTTCATGAGCGCCATATGAAGCGGGCTAGAGACGTTAAGAACCAATTACAGCTAATTTTCAAGAAACTAGGCTTACCGGTTGTAAGTTGTCACAACCAGTTGGATCTAATAAGAAAATCATTGGTATTTGGGTTTTTTAGAAATGCTGTTAAAAGAGATATAACTGCTGGGTACAAAAGAATAGTAGATGGTACATCGGTCAGTATCCATCCGTCAAGCTCTTTGTTTGGAAAAGAATATGACTATTTAATATATCACAGTCTTGTATTAACTACAAGAGAATATATGTCGAATGCAACTGTCATTGATCCTCAATGGCTAACTGAGACTGCGCCCCATTATTATAAAGTTGCTGATGCAGACAGTGATTCTAAGAAAAAAGCCAAAATCATACCACTACATAATAGATTTTCCAAGGACCAGGACTCTTGGAGATTGAGTTCTATTAGACAGTCTAAGGAAAGGGCATTAGGAATAAAAAGATAA
- the HEM14 gene encoding oxygen-dependent protoporphyrinogen oxidase (Syntenic homolog of Ashbya gossypii AAR021W; Syntenic homolog of Saccharomyces cerevisiae YER014W (HEM14)), whose product MKFNVLPKNSKVLVIGGGISGLSYSYYLAKLRPDVGITLLEASKRCGGYINSSVYKNNSRQNIVLEKGPRTLRGVSDGTLLIVDTLRQLGNQDIVQYIDKESDANKKYLLAANNQLLQVPNSLSTFFKFLKNPLSKGFLTGILGEYLRPSRKDISDESAFEFFSRRFGNKHVPGNILSAIYHGIYADDIKKLSAQRVARVMYDMEREHGSLIKAVFRKNKTEGLHPDLVNYMKAFNLDENDLMALSKKLKKVPIIGLKGGLQLFPSILRNALQQLPNVQIHINKRVSRLLYSEGKFEYTTVDGIKESDFDFTRFNINPSEMSEIVADPSISKGLELVKSNTIILVNIYIPNKDIIKPYHGFGYLVPLTTPNPDMLLGVIFDSVIEHNFKPLFSIGNAPDNNNIISNTKLTAMVGGHHLSDSDLPGMSNSTFITNKLKQLLSSHLNVHESTFNDAYWEVTVVDNCLPKFHVGYNTWLNNTSSSIKQLYEDRVSLGGMAFSAGPGVPDVVMNAFTEALHISKQSTQLKIES is encoded by the coding sequence ATGAAGTTCAATGTTCTTCCTAAGAACTCAAAAGTTCTGGTTATTGGAGGTGGTATTTCAGGACTTTCATATTCCTACTATTTGGCAAAGTTAAGACCAGATGTCGGTATTACATTGCTAGAGGCCTCAAAGAGATGCGGAGGTTATATCAACTCTTCTGTATACAAGAATAACTCACGTCAAAACATTGTGCTAGAGAAAGGTCCCAGGACTTTAAGAGGTGTCTCAGACGGCACTTTATTGATTGTGGACACCTTAAGACAGCTAGGAAACCAAGATATTGTCCAGTACATTGATAAAGAGAGTGACGCCAACAAGAAGTACCTACTAGCAGCCAATAATCAGCTACTTCAAGTTCCCAACTCGCTCTCGACCTTCTTTAAGTTTTTAAAGAATCCTCTGAGTAAAGGCTTTCTCACGGGGATATTGGGCGAGTACCTCAGGCCCAGTAGGAAAGACATATCAGATGAATCAGCGTTCGAATTCTTTTCAAGAAGATTTGGAAATAAACATGTGCCAGGTAACATACTAAGTGCTATTTATCATGGAATTTATGCGGACGATATTAAGAAACTCTCTGCCCAAAGAGTAGCTCGAGTAATGTACGATATGGAAAGAGAACACGGTTCACTAATAAAGGCTGTTTTTAGGAAAAACAAAACTGAAGGTCTTCATCCCGACCTGGTTAATTATATGAAGGCTTTCAATCTAGATGAAAATGATTTAATGGCGTTAAGTAAAAAACTGAAGAAAGTTCCTATAATTGGTTTGAAGGGAGGGCTGCAACTGTTCCCAAGTATTCTAAGGAACGCTCTGCAGCAATTGCCTAACGTTCAAATTCACATTAATAAACGAGTATCACGACTACTTTACTCAGAAGGAAAGTTCGAATATACAACTGTTGATGGGATCAAGGAAAGCGATTTTGATTTTACGAGGTTTAACATAAACCCATCTGAAATGTCCGAAATCGTTGCCGATCCCTCGATATCAAAAGGTCTAGAGCTCGTGAAATCGAATACTATTATACTGGTAAACATTTACATTCCAAATAAAGATATAATTAAGCCATATCATGGCTTTGGCTACCTGGTACCGTTAACTACGCCGAATCCAGACATGCTCTTGGGAGTTATTTTCGACTCTGTAATTGAGCATAATTTCAAACCACTATTCTCAATTGGGAATGCTCCtgataataataatattatttCTAATACAAAGTTGACAGCAATGGTAGGTGGGCATCATCTTTCTGATTCTGATTTACCTGGCATGTCCAATAGCACGTTCATCACCAATAAATTGAAGCAACTATTGTCATCTCACTTAAATGTCCATGAGTCTACCTTTAATGATGCATACTGGGAAGTTACAGTAGTTGATAATTGCCTTCCAAAGTTCCATGTCGGATATAATACCTGGCTGAACAATACATCTAGTAGCATTAAACAGTTATATGAGGACAGGGTTTCACTTGGTGGAATGGCTTTTAGCGCTGGACCTGGTGTCCCAGACGTTGTCATGAACGCCTTTACGGAGGCACTCCATATTAGCAAGCAGTCCACTCAACTGAAAATCGAATCTTAA
- the MSL1 gene encoding U2 snRNP complex subunit MSL1 (Syntenic homolog of Ashbya gossypii AAR022W; Syntenic homolog of Saccharomyces cerevisiae YIR009W (MSL1)), with protein sequence MDDGPLTKKPKYAAYASQQPSEENSTPKNTLYVNNLNDQIRVETLKSNLYLLFSTFGEVLRVSISHKQRGQAFIIFRSVDEANLAMLSLKNEHLFGKPMHIEFSKADTKDVR encoded by the coding sequence ATGGATGATGGACCATTGACAAAGAAACCTAAGTATGCTGCATATGCATCTCAGCAGCCATCTGAAGAGAATTCTACACCGAAGAACACTCTTTATGTGAATAATCTTAATGATCAAATAAGAGTAGAAACTCTTAAATCTAATCTGTATTTACTATTTTCAACTTTCGGAGAAGTATTGAGGGTTTCTATAAGTCACAAACAAAGAGGCCAAGCATTTATCATTTTTAGATCCGTAGATGAGGCTAACTTAGCTATGCTTTCTTTAAAGAACGAGCATCTTTTCGGAAAGCCAATGCATATTGAATTCAGTAAAGCAGACACCAAGGATGTACGATAG